One Lepidochelys kempii isolate rLepKem1 chromosome 12, rLepKem1.hap2, whole genome shotgun sequence genomic region harbors:
- the SPATA2L gene encoding spermatogenesis-associated protein 2-like protein: MPSPGAPRRHSPPGPGKERVKAPSGRGVGKPRLSARDLRGPGGGTRRNRNLLPGGGAERPWAGRMGSSALVQQEYRKCLERDFRRGHAGVCTDLALWDLLWQHLLEDPELHGTLRNDVFATLASSLQGWDDLPLALRGLARAFEVLELAAVHLHLLPWRKEFSTVKMFSGVYVHSLQAALSDSDIAKSFHRMGYVKRDDHHLVVSRPPPGAELVQAACGFFAARVECEILGEILRQLGPCPVSAEDLLHVRRGVRDLHDCVEKLKRLVRWPKGREPRAKAAPGSAESIDLYGDELKSPEAANLYSAPLGARLQSSPWGLSSQELHRPPIWEQNSNLWSEAVGVPCPEDLGGNEGRIWDNGGASESGQEQPYRNGPDSEAAAFSFISLRRELSRISDSVSPENVESTNPALSSPSDTAVLEPHGTASCLMPRSAGKVIPLDCRAASIWPKAAERPWELPPAAPWLESSKREVLESPCYQLHSCLIQGALPSYCCATCRLLHASGCDAMQTCRSSHCMEELQSEKQKLLWLKRTEVDMLLNEGSGARP; this comes from the exons ATGCCGAGCCCAGGGGCCCCCCGGCGACACAGCCCGCCTGGGCCCGGCAAGGAGCGGGTTAAAGCCCCCAGTGGGCGGGGCGTCGGGAAGCCCCGCCTCTCGGCACGTGACCTCCGCGGGCCAGGGGGCGGAACGAGAAGAAACCGGAACTTGTTGCCCGGCGGAGGAGCGGAGAGACCCTGGGCCGGCAG GATGGGCTCCAGCGCCCTGGTGCAGCAGGAGTACAGGAAGTGTCTGGAGAGGGATTTCCGAAGGGGCCACGCTGGGGTCTGCACTGACCTGGCCCTGTGGGATTTGCTGTGGCAGCACCTGCTGGAGGATCCGGAGCTGCACGGCACCCTGCGGAACGACGTCTTTGCCACGCTCGCCAGCAGCCTTCAGGGATGGGACGACTTGCCCTTGGCACTCAGGGGGCTGGCCAGGGCCTTTGAGGTCCTTGAGCTGGCAGCTGTCCATCTACACCTCCTCCCTTGGCGCAAGGAGTTCAGCACAGTCAAG ATGTTCTCGGGGGTGTATGTGCACTCCCTGCAGGCGGCGCTGTCAGACAGTGACATCGCAAAGAGCTTCCACAGGATGGGATATGTGAAGAGAGATGACCATCACCTCGTGGTGTCCCGCCCACCCCCGGGAGCTGAGCTTGTCCAAGCTGCCTGCGGCTTCTTTGCAGCAAGGGTGGAGTGTGAGATCCTGGGGGAGATCCTACggcagctggggccatgcccagTGTCTGCTGAAGACCTGCTACACGTGCGGAGGGGCGTCAGGGACCTGCATGACTGTGTGGAGAAGCTGAAGAGACTTGTTAGATGGCCGAAAGGCAGAGAGCCCAGAGCCAAGGCGGCTCCTGGCAGTGCTGAAAGCATTGATCTCTATGGGGATGAGCTGAAAAGCCCAGAGGCTGCGAATCTATACAGTGCCCCCTTGGGGGCCAGGTTGCAATCATCCCCATGGGGTTTGTCCTCTCAGGAGCTACATAGGCCTCCCATCTGGGAACAGAACTCCAACCTGTGGAGTGAGGCTGTTGGAGTACCTTGTCCTGAGGATCTtgggggaaatgagggaaggATCTGGGACAACGGGGGGGCTAGCGAGTCCGGCCAGGAGCAGCCTTATAGAAATGGGCCGGACTCAGAAGCTGCTGCCTTCTCTTTTATCTCCTTAAGACGGGAGCTTAGCAGGATCAGTGACTCAGTCTCTCCTGAGAATGTGGAGAGCACAAACCCTGCTCTGAGCTCCCCTTCTGACACTGCAGTGCTTGAGCCACATGGGACAGCAAGCTGCCTAATGCCCCGCTCTGCTGGCAAGGTTATACCCTTGGACTGCAGAGCTGCCAGCATCTGGCCAAAGGCTGCAGAGAGGCCATGGGAGCTGCCACCTGCCGCCCCATGGCTAGAGAGCAGCAAAAGGGAGGTGCTGGAGTCACCGTGCTACCAGCTGCATTCATGCCTGATCCAAGGTGCTCTCCCTTCCTACTGCTGTGCCACATGCCGCCTGCTCCATGCCAGCGGCTGCGATGCCATGCAGACCTGCAGGAGTAGCCACTGCATGGAGGAGCTGCAGAGCGAGAAGCAGAAGCTCCTGTGGTTAAAGAGGACCGAGGTGGACATGCTGCTGAATGAAGGCTCTGGGGCTCGGCCCTAG
- the LOC140896435 gene encoding farnesol dehydrogenase-like gives MYCGEGIGCGTHLHQALVMQPVPPEYPAAGGPTGEQRATEERALPSTEPAEEQREQRGEQPQPGWWLALLWLCCYLAGMSASDRVAVVLGGAGTVGSGIVKSLLERGFRVAVVSRDGARLEKLRSFVPAPARDRLHTLVGDVGSEEGAEATKEALLKSVGKVTDVVSSLGFSWWQGGPPHTQTLQELHWVLETLLLSTFTSWKAFFPLVKENPSGSYTFITGGAGERLLMPGTGFLTLGAAGALAFCRVVREEYPDVPCKLNEVKIDMGVATPEHLRPGYVSHLEVGEAVASLVEKGSVSHTVLRASSLADLETLTLEGKI, from the exons ATGTATTGCGGGGAAGGGATTGGCTGTGGCACCCACCTGCATCAGGCCCTGGTCATGCAGCCGGTCCCCCCAGAGTACCCTGCAGCAGGGGGGCCCACGGGGGAGCAAAGAGCAACAGAGGAGAGGGCTCTCCCCTCCACGGAGCCggcagaggagcagagagagcAGAGAG GGGAGCAGCCACAGCCCGGTTGGTGGCTGGCCCTGCTGTGGCTCTGTTGTTACCTCGCCGGGATGTCTGCCTCGGACAGAGTGGCCGTGGTGCTTGGGGGGGCTGGCACGGTGGGATCCGGGATAGTGAAGTCACTGCTGGAGAGAG GTTTCCGAGTCGCTGTTGTCTCCCGCGATGGAGCCAGGCTGGAGAAACTGAGAAGCTTTGTGCCGGCCCCAGCCCGTGACCGTCTGCACACGCTCGTCGGGGACGTGG GGTCCGAGGAGGGAGCAGAGGCCACCAAGGAAGCCCTGCTGAAGAGCGTCGGGAAGGTCACGGACGTGGTGTCGTCGCTGGGCTTCAGCTGGTGGCAGGGAGGGCCTCCCCACACTCAGACGCTGCAGGAGCTCCACTGG GTCCTGGAAACGCTGCTGCTGAGCACCTTCACGTCCTGGAAAGCATTCTTCCCTCTGGTCAAGGAGAATCCCAGCGGCTCCTACACCTTCATCACAG GAGGGGCTGGTGAGCGTCTCCTCATGCCAGGCACCGGGTTCCTGACACTGGGGGCCGCAGGCGCACTGGCCTTCTGCCGGGTGGTCCGGGAGGAGTACCCAGACGTGCCCTGCAAGCTGAACGAG GTGAAGATTGACATGGGGGTGGCAACCCCGGAGCATTTGCGCCCCGGCTACGTGAGTCACCTGGAAGTGGGCGAGGCAGTGGCCTCCCTGGTCGAGAAGGGGAGCGTCTCCCACACGGTGCTGCGCGCCAGCTCGCTAGCTGACCTGGAGACCCTGACCCTAGAAGGGAAGATCTGA